Proteins encoded by one window of Mycolicibacterium cosmeticum:
- a CDS encoding trimeric intracellular cation channel family protein: MFGELFRVLDLAGVFTNAILGGMVARDKRLDPVGFAALALLSGLGGGIIRDTLLQHGPPVALTDSLYALTAIGGAVVAFVLPVRGRAWNVSFLVIDALALGCWATVGTQKTLSLGLGWLPALLLGTITAVGGGALRDLFVLRIPQIFGGNTLYASCAVVASAVVIAFWYAGQPTVGALTGTAVGAAMCVLARWRRWQLGEGLAWDYAVARLPGQRLPRVTVRIARRRGE; encoded by the coding sequence GTGTTCGGCGAACTGTTTCGCGTCCTCGACCTGGCCGGTGTCTTCACCAACGCGATCCTCGGCGGCATGGTCGCCCGCGACAAGCGTTTGGACCCCGTCGGTTTCGCGGCGCTGGCGCTGCTGTCCGGGTTGGGCGGCGGCATCATCCGGGACACCCTGTTGCAGCACGGCCCGCCGGTGGCGCTCACGGATTCGTTGTACGCGTTGACCGCCATCGGGGGAGCCGTGGTCGCCTTCGTCCTGCCGGTGCGCGGCCGGGCCTGGAACGTCTCGTTCCTGGTGATCGACGCGTTGGCGCTGGGCTGCTGGGCGACGGTCGGCACGCAGAAGACCCTGTCGCTGGGGCTGGGGTGGCTGCCGGCACTGCTGCTGGGCACCATCACCGCCGTCGGCGGCGGCGCCCTGCGCGACCTGTTCGTGCTTCGGATCCCGCAGATCTTCGGCGGCAACACCTTGTACGCGAGCTGCGCGGTCGTGGCCAGCGCGGTGGTGATCGCGTTCTGGTATGCCGGGCAGCCGACCGTCGGCGCGCTCACTGGCACCGCGGTGGGTGCGGCGATGTGCGTATTGGCCCGCTGGCGGCGCTGGCAACTCGGTGAGGGGCTGGCGTGGGACTACGCGGTGGCGCGGCTGCCCGGACAGCGGCTGCCGCGGGTGACGGTCCGGATCGCGCGCCGGCGCGGAGAGTGA
- a CDS encoding class I SAM-dependent methyltransferase produces the protein MFDSTAEQHWDRHYGERERVWSGRVNVRLAEVAESLPPGRALDLGCGEGADAIWLASKGWQVVATDISGVALARAAEDAGELLERIDFQQHDLDKSFPSGEFDLVSAQFLHSMVPLDRTAVLRKAAASVAPGGRLVIVDHGAAPPWSKHKDYPFPSVDEVLAGLDLGPEWERLRAEPVGREAAGPDGQAGHLIDNVMVLRRRS, from the coding sequence GTGTTCGATTCGACCGCCGAACAACACTGGGACCGGCATTACGGTGAGCGCGAACGGGTCTGGAGCGGTCGGGTGAACGTGCGGCTGGCCGAGGTTGCCGAGTCGCTGCCGCCCGGTCGTGCCCTGGATCTCGGGTGTGGTGAAGGTGCCGACGCGATCTGGCTGGCCAGCAAGGGCTGGCAGGTGGTTGCCACCGACATCTCGGGCGTCGCGTTGGCGCGGGCCGCCGAGGATGCCGGAGAACTGTTGGAGCGTATCGACTTTCAGCAACACGACCTCGACAAGAGCTTCCCGTCCGGTGAATTCGATCTGGTGTCTGCCCAGTTCCTGCATTCCATGGTCCCATTGGATCGGACCGCCGTGCTGCGCAAGGCGGCGGCCTCGGTCGCCCCGGGCGGGCGGCTGGTGATCGTCGATCACGGTGCCGCACCGCCGTGGTCGAAGCACAAGGACTACCCGTTCCCGAGCGTCGACGAGGTGCTGGCCGGGTTGGACCTGGGCCCCGAGTGGGAGCGGCTGCGCGCCGAACCGGTCGGGCGTGAGGCGGCCGGCCCGGACGGCCAGGCCGGGCACCTGATCGACAATGTGATGGTGTTGCGGCGCCGATCGTAG
- a CDS encoding helix-turn-helix domain-containing protein, which produces MQANSVDETVRKRLRDLRNQQGLTLQDVAARASIDVSTLSRLESGKRRLALDHLPRLAAALAVSTDELLREPGSEDPRVRGSSHTRHGVTYWPLTRNGPTGGRHTYKVRVSARRNKPPAELPVHEGQDWMYVLSGRLRLILGERDFTIEPGEAVEFSTWTPHWFGTVDGPVEAIMIFDIHGERMHLHSS; this is translated from the coding sequence ATGCAGGCAAACTCGGTGGACGAGACCGTCCGAAAGCGACTGCGCGACCTGCGCAATCAGCAGGGCCTGACCTTGCAGGATGTCGCGGCCCGGGCCAGCATTGACGTGTCGACGCTGAGCCGGTTGGAGTCGGGCAAGCGGCGGCTGGCCCTGGACCACCTCCCCCGACTGGCCGCGGCGCTGGCCGTCAGCACCGACGAACTGCTACGCGAACCGGGGTCCGAGGACCCGCGTGTGCGGGGCAGTTCGCACACCCGGCACGGCGTCACGTACTGGCCGTTGACCCGGAACGGGCCCACCGGCGGCCGGCACACCTACAAGGTGCGGGTCAGCGCGCGGCGCAACAAGCCGCCGGCGGAGTTACCGGTCCACGAGGGTCAGGACTGGATGTACGTGCTGTCCGGGCGGCTGCGGCTGATCCTCGGTGAGCGTGATTTCACCATCGAACCCGGTGAGGCCGTGGAGTTTTCGACGTGGACACCGCACTGGTTCGGCACCGTGGACGGGCCGGTCGAGGCGATCATGATCTTCGACATCCACGGCGAGCGGATGCACCTGCACAGCTCGTGA
- a CDS encoding bifunctional RNase H/acid phosphatase produces MKVVVEADGGSRGNPGPAGYGAVVFSADRSTMLAERKQSIGLATNNVAEYRGLIAGLEAAAEVGATEVAVFMDSKLVVEQMSGRWRVKHPDLLELHREATQAARRFASVSYEWIPRERNSHADRLANEAMDAALDPPAEKPAAPGWTGARGEPTRLLLLRHGQTELSVHRRYSGRGNPPLTELGRTQADAAARYVGEQGGVAAVISSPLQRAYETAAAAAKVLGLDVSVDDDLIETDFGAWEGLTFGEAAQRDPELHGRWLRDTSVTPPDGESFDAVARRVRSAKDRIVAEHAGSTVLLVSHVTPIKTLLRLALDGNAGILYRLHLDLASLSVAEFYPDGLASVRLVNQTAYL; encoded by the coding sequence GTGAAGGTTGTCGTCGAAGCCGACGGCGGCTCCCGCGGCAATCCGGGGCCGGCCGGCTACGGCGCGGTCGTGTTCAGCGCCGACCGGTCGACGATGCTGGCCGAACGCAAGCAGTCCATTGGGCTGGCGACCAACAACGTCGCTGAATACCGCGGCCTGATCGCCGGGCTGGAGGCGGCCGCCGAGGTCGGTGCCACCGAGGTGGCGGTGTTCATGGATTCCAAACTGGTGGTCGAGCAGATGTCGGGCCGGTGGCGCGTCAAACACCCCGACCTGCTGGAGTTGCACCGCGAGGCCACCCAGGCGGCACGGCGCTTCGCCTCGGTGAGCTACGAATGGATTCCCCGGGAACGCAATTCGCACGCCGACCGGCTGGCCAATGAGGCGATGGACGCGGCCCTGGACCCGCCGGCCGAGAAGCCGGCGGCGCCCGGCTGGACCGGTGCCCGCGGCGAGCCCACCCGGTTGTTGTTGTTGCGGCACGGCCAGACCGAGCTGTCGGTGCATCGCCGCTACTCGGGCCGCGGCAACCCGCCGCTGACCGAACTCGGCCGCACCCAGGCCGACGCGGCGGCGCGCTACGTCGGCGAGCAGGGTGGTGTGGCAGCCGTCATCTCCTCACCGCTGCAACGTGCTTACGAGACCGCGGCCGCCGCCGCCAAGGTGCTGGGCCTGGACGTCAGCGTCGACGACGATCTCATCGAGACCGATTTCGGCGCCTGGGAGGGTCTGACGTTCGGGGAAGCGGCCCAACGGGATCCGGAGTTGCACGGACGCTGGCTGCGCGACACCAGCGTCACGCCGCCCGACGGCGAGAGTTTCGACGCCGTGGCGCGGCGGGTGCGCAGCGCCAAGGACCGGATCGTCGCCGAGCATGCCGGGTCGACGGTGCTGCTGGTGTCGCACGTCACGCCGATCAAGACACTGCTGCGACTTGCCTTGGACGGCAACGCCGGAATCCTCTACCGGTTGCATCTGGACCTGGCGTCGCTGAGCGTGGCCGAGTTCTACCCGGACGGACTGGCCTCGGTGCGACTGGTCAATCAGACCGCCTACCTGTAG
- a CDS encoding zinc ribbon domain-containing protein — translation MKAALTQQRSLLALAELDAELGRVEHRARNLAEQQELDKAQAEHRAANDQLAVLGIALEDLDGQVAKLESEIDGVRQREDRDRALLDGGSVNPKQLSELQHELETLQRRQSALEDSMLEIMERREALQAQQSEQLTRIDALQNELSAAQRARDEALVAIDQARQVGALRRTELTSALEPDLVAMYEKQRAKGGPGAGLLQGKRCGACRIEIDRGEMARISAADDDEVLRCPECGAILLRIRP, via the coding sequence ATGAAAGCTGCACTTACCCAACAGCGTTCGCTGCTGGCCCTGGCCGAGCTCGACGCCGAGCTGGGCCGGGTCGAGCACCGGGCCCGTAATCTCGCCGAACAGCAGGAACTGGACAAGGCGCAGGCCGAGCACCGCGCCGCCAACGATCAGCTCGCCGTGCTGGGCATCGCCCTGGAGGACCTGGATGGTCAGGTTGCCAAGTTGGAGAGCGAGATCGACGGCGTCCGGCAGCGCGAGGACCGGGACCGGGCGCTGCTGGACGGCGGGTCGGTGAACCCCAAGCAGCTCTCGGAGCTGCAGCACGAACTGGAGACGCTGCAACGCCGCCAGTCCGCGCTGGAGGATTCGATGCTGGAGATCATGGAGCGCCGGGAAGCGTTGCAGGCCCAGCAGTCCGAGCAGCTCACCCGCATCGATGCGCTGCAGAACGAACTGTCGGCGGCCCAGCGGGCTCGCGACGAGGCGCTGGTCGCCATCGACCAGGCCCGCCAGGTCGGCGCCCTGCGCCGCACCGAGCTGACGTCCGCCTTGGAGCCCGACCTGGTGGCGATGTACGAGAAGCAGCGCGCCAAGGGCGGTCCGGGCGCCGGGCTGTTGCAGGGCAAGCGCTGCGGTGCCTGCCGCATCGAGATCGACCGCGGTGAGATGGCCCGCATCTCCGCCGCCGACGACGACGAGGTACTGCGCTGCCCGGAGTGCGGGGCCATCCTGTTGCGGATCAGGCCGTGA
- a CDS encoding Nif3-like dinuclear metal center hexameric protein, translated as MTVRLSDVIEVLDTAYPPALAHDWDSVGLVCGDPSEPVTSVTVAVDATAEVVDEVPDGGLLLAHHPLLLRGVDTVAASTAKGSLIHRLIRSGRSLFTAHTNADAASPGVSDALADALGLEVRDVLAPAESRAGLDKWVVFVPAGDAESLRVALFAAGAGQIGDYSCCSWSVGGTGQFLPLDGADPAIGTVGTVEHVAEDRVEVIAPSARRAAVLAALRAAHPYEEPAFDVFALAPLPSGVGIGRICALPEPESLAAFVSRVRDRLPATSWGVRAAGDPEQLVSRVALCGGAGDSLLDVVARTGAQVYLTADLRHHPADEHRRKHDTALVDVAHWASEYPWCSQAATLLANRFGPELPVRVSTVRTDPWNIDEGHL; from the coding sequence TTGACCGTGCGACTGTCCGATGTGATCGAGGTGCTCGACACCGCGTATCCGCCTGCCCTGGCCCATGATTGGGACTCGGTGGGCTTGGTGTGCGGGGATCCGTCCGAGCCGGTTACCTCGGTGACCGTGGCAGTCGACGCCACCGCCGAGGTGGTCGACGAGGTGCCCGACGGCGGCTTGCTGCTGGCACACCACCCGCTGCTGCTGCGCGGTGTCGACACCGTGGCGGCCAGCACCGCCAAGGGGTCGTTGATCCACCGGCTGATCCGTTCGGGCCGGTCGCTGTTCACCGCGCACACCAATGCCGACGCGGCGTCACCCGGCGTCTCCGATGCCCTGGCCGACGCCCTGGGGTTGGAGGTGCGCGACGTGCTGGCACCGGCCGAGTCCCGCGCCGGCCTGGACAAATGGGTGGTCTTCGTCCCGGCCGGTGACGCTGAGAGCCTGCGGGTTGCACTGTTCGCGGCGGGTGCCGGGCAGATCGGTGACTACTCCTGCTGCAGTTGGAGTGTCGGCGGCACCGGGCAGTTCCTGCCGCTCGACGGCGCCGACCCGGCTATCGGCACGGTGGGCACCGTCGAGCACGTGGCCGAGGACCGGGTCGAGGTCATCGCGCCGTCCGCGCGCCGCGCGGCGGTCCTGGCGGCGCTGCGTGCGGCACATCCGTACGAGGAGCCGGCCTTCGACGTGTTCGCCCTGGCGCCGCTGCCCTCCGGCGTCGGGATCGGCCGGATCTGCGCCCTGCCCGAACCGGAATCGTTGGCCGCCTTCGTCTCCCGCGTGCGCGACAGGTTGCCCGCGACCTCGTGGGGGGTGCGGGCGGCCGGCGATCCGGAACAGTTGGTGTCCCGGGTGGCCCTCTGCGGCGGAGCGGGCGATTCGCTGCTGGACGTGGTGGCCCGCACCGGCGCGCAGGTCTACCTGACCGCGGACCTGCGCCACCATCCCGCCGACGAGCATCGCCGCAAGCACGACACTGCCTTGGTGGACGTGGCGCACTGGGCCAGTGAATACCCCTGGTGCAGTCAGGCCGCCACGCTGCTGGCCAATCGTTTCGGCCCGGAACTTCCGGTGCGCGTGAGCACGGTGCGCACCGATCCCTGGAATATCGATGAAGGACATCTGTGA
- the cobC gene encoding Rv2231c family pyridoxal phosphate-dependent protein CobC, which translates to MYLCPRAAHYCRAVVHGVRQAARYHGDQAVEPGMLDFAVNVRASGPPSWLVDRLSARLGELGHYPSAADTDRAVRAVADRHRRGVDEVALLAGGAEGFALLPNLAPTLAALIAPSFTEPEAVLSAAGIPVEHVVLAPPFALSSAQVPEAADLVVVGNPTNPTSVLHPVDQILSLRRPGRIVVVDEAFADGVPGEPESVAALSLPDVLVLRSLTKTWSLAGLRVGYALGAPEVLERLTARRAHWPLGTLQLEAVTACCAPEAVAEAQAGAQRLAALRAEMVAGLRAAGVDVVDGRAPFVLLRVADAELARKKLDAKGIAVRRCDTFVGLDGEYLRAAVRLEWPLLVEGLR; encoded by the coding sequence ATGTACCTGTGCCCCCGGGCAGCGCACTACTGTCGTGCTGTGGTTCACGGGGTTCGGCAGGCGGCGCGCTATCACGGCGATCAGGCCGTCGAGCCCGGGATGCTGGACTTCGCCGTCAATGTCCGCGCGTCGGGCCCGCCGTCGTGGCTGGTCGACCGGCTGAGCGCGCGCCTGGGTGAGCTGGGCCACTACCCGTCCGCGGCCGACACCGACCGCGCCGTGCGGGCGGTGGCCGACCGGCACCGGCGCGGCGTGGACGAGGTCGCCCTGCTGGCCGGCGGTGCCGAGGGGTTCGCGCTGCTGCCCAACCTGGCGCCGACGCTGGCCGCGCTCATCGCGCCGTCGTTCACCGAACCCGAGGCCGTGCTGAGCGCCGCGGGCATCCCCGTCGAGCACGTCGTACTGGCGCCGCCGTTCGCGTTGTCCAGCGCCCAGGTGCCCGAGGCCGCCGACCTGGTGGTCGTCGGCAACCCGACCAACCCCACCTCGGTGCTGCACCCGGTAGACCAGATCCTCTCGCTGCGCCGCCCGGGCCGCATCGTGGTGGTGGACGAGGCGTTCGCCGACGGGGTCCCGGGTGAGCCGGAGTCGGTGGCCGCGCTGTCGCTGCCCGATGTGCTGGTGTTGCGCAGTCTGACCAAGACGTGGTCGCTGGCGGGCCTGCGGGTCGGTTACGCGCTGGGGGCGCCGGAGGTGCTGGAGCGGCTGACCGCCCGGCGCGCGCACTGGCCGCTGGGCACGCTGCAGCTGGAGGCGGTCACGGCGTGCTGCGCGCCCGAGGCGGTGGCCGAGGCGCAGGCCGGTGCGCAGCGGCTGGCGGCGCTGCGCGCCGAGATGGTGGCCGGGCTGCGTGCGGCCGGTGTCGACGTGGTCGACGGTCGCGCCCCGTTTGTGCTGCTGCGCGTCGCCGATGCCGAGTTGGCCCGGAAGAAGCTGGACGCCAAGGGAATCGCGGTGCGTCGCTGCGATACCTTCGTGGGACTGGACGGCGAGTATCTGCGGGCCGCGGTGCGTCTCGAGTGGCCGCTATTGGTGGAGGGCCTGCGTTGA
- a CDS encoding HAD-IA family hydrolase, with protein sequence MTVTRLPQLVLFDLDGTLTDSADGIVASFRYALDTVGAPVPDGDLAGRIVGPPMHHTLAAMGLGDRVDDAITAYRADYTTRGWAMNSLFDGIPALLADLRAAGVRLAVATSKAETTAKRILAHFGLDGYFEVIAGASSDGTRAAKADVVAHALAQLSPLPERVLMIGDRSHDVEGAGQHGINTVVVGWGYGSADFDGPDAPAPLHRVDTIADLREVLGV encoded by the coding sequence ATGACGGTGACACGTCTCCCCCAGCTGGTGCTCTTCGACCTCGACGGAACCCTCACCGACTCTGCCGACGGGATCGTCGCCAGCTTCCGGTACGCGCTGGACACCGTCGGCGCTCCGGTGCCGGACGGGGACCTGGCCGGCCGGATCGTCGGGCCGCCGATGCATCACACGCTGGCCGCGATGGGCCTCGGCGACCGCGTCGACGACGCCATCACCGCCTACCGCGCCGACTACACCACCCGCGGCTGGGCGATGAACAGCCTGTTCGACGGCATCCCGGCGCTACTGGCCGATCTGCGCGCCGCCGGGGTGCGGCTGGCCGTCGCCACGTCGAAGGCGGAGACCACCGCCAAGCGCATCCTGGCGCACTTCGGCCTGGACGGCTATTTCGAGGTGATCGCCGGCGCGAGTTCCGACGGCACCCGGGCCGCCAAGGCCGACGTGGTCGCCCACGCGCTGGCGCAGTTGAGCCCGCTGCCCGAGCGGGTGCTGATGATCGGCGACCGTTCCCACGATGTGGAAGGCGCCGGACAGCACGGCATCAACACCGTCGTCGTCGGCTGGGGTTATGGCAGCGCCGATTTCGACGGTCCCGATGCCCCCGCCCCGCTGCACCGGGTCGACACCATCGCGGATCTGCGGGAGGTGCTGGGTGTCTAG
- a CDS encoding low molecular weight protein-tyrosine-phosphatase translates to MSSRLHVTFICSGNICRSPMAEKMFAHQIGERGLADVVRVTSAGTGGWHAGEPADHRTNQVLRQHGYPTSHRATQIDEQHLAADMVIAMGRNHARMLKDMGVPAERLRMMRSFDPRSAAYALDVEDPYYGSLHDFQDVFDVIDASLVGLHEWVDKRLAEQ, encoded by the coding sequence GTGTCTAGCCGCCTGCACGTCACGTTCATCTGCTCGGGCAACATCTGCCGGTCCCCGATGGCCGAGAAGATGTTCGCCCACCAGATCGGCGAACGCGGCCTGGCCGACGTGGTCCGGGTGACCAGCGCGGGCACCGGCGGCTGGCATGCCGGCGAGCCGGCCGACCACCGCACCAATCAGGTGCTGCGCCAGCATGGTTACCCGACCTCACATCGCGCCACCCAGATCGACGAGCAGCACCTGGCCGCCGACATGGTGATCGCGATGGGCCGCAACCACGCCCGGATGCTCAAGGACATGGGGGTGCCCGCCGAGCGGCTGCGGATGATGCGATCCTTCGATCCGCGTTCGGCGGCCTACGCCCTGGACGTCGAAGACCCGTACTACGGATCGCTGCACGACTTCCAGGACGTGTTCGACGTCATCGACGCGTCGCTGGTCGGGCTGCACGAATGGGTGGACAAGAGGCTGGCCGAGCAATGA
- a CDS encoding SURF1 family cytochrome oxidase biogenesis protein: MKRWAFLFRPQWLALFVVVLAFAWLCFTVLAPWQLGKNTKTSRENSQIAASLSADPVPLTSVLPHQDSSAPDQQWHRVTATGRYLPEAQVVARLRSVDGDPAYEVLTPFAVDHGPTVLVDRGYVKPEQGTALPAFAAPPGGTVTIEARLRDAEPVALGKEPFRADGAQQVYSINPGQVSQVTGVPLAGSYLQLVDNQPGGLGVIPLPHLDAGPFLSYGIQWIAFGIIAPIGLGYFIVAEVKARRREKAANAPETPAATPQTAEEKLADRYGRRR; the protein is encoded by the coding sequence ATGAAGCGCTGGGCGTTCCTGTTCCGGCCGCAGTGGCTGGCGCTGTTCGTCGTGGTGCTGGCGTTCGCCTGGTTGTGTTTCACCGTGCTGGCACCGTGGCAGCTGGGCAAGAACACCAAGACCTCCCGGGAGAACTCACAGATCGCCGCGTCGCTGTCCGCCGACCCGGTGCCGCTGACCAGCGTTCTGCCCCACCAGGATTCGTCGGCACCCGATCAGCAGTGGCACCGGGTGACGGCCACCGGACGGTATCTGCCCGAAGCGCAGGTGGTGGCCCGGCTGCGGTCGGTCGACGGCGACCCGGCGTATGAGGTGCTGACCCCGTTCGCGGTCGACCATGGGCCGACGGTGCTGGTGGACCGGGGATACGTCAAACCCGAACAAGGCACGGCGCTGCCGGCGTTCGCCGCACCGCCGGGCGGAACGGTGACCATCGAGGCGCGGCTGCGCGATGCCGAGCCCGTCGCGCTGGGCAAGGAGCCGTTCCGGGCCGACGGTGCCCAGCAGGTGTATTCGATCAACCCGGGGCAGGTGTCGCAGGTGACGGGTGTCCCGCTGGCCGGGTCCTACCTGCAATTGGTGGACAATCAGCCCGGCGGCCTCGGCGTGATCCCGCTGCCGCATCTGGATGCCGGGCCGTTCTTGTCCTACGGCATCCAGTGGATCGCGTTCGGCATCATCGCGCCGATCGGGCTGGGGTATTTCATCGTCGCCGAGGTGAAGGCGCGCCGGCGGGAGAAGGCGGCAAATGCGCCCGAAACGCCGGCCGCTACGCCGCAGACCGCCGAAGAGAAGCTCGCCGACCGGTACGGGCGGCGACGCTGA
- a CDS encoding cobalamin biosynthesis protein: MFGHTARAAGLAAGYLADLWWADPQRAHPVAAFGTAAAALEKRTYADSRAAGVAHTAALLGGLAALGAAAEKAAARRGPVWTFAVTAVSTWVVLGGTSLARTGAQMADRLGSADVDGARTLLPSLCGRDPAALDADGLARAALESVAENTSDAQVAPILWGAVAGVPGLLVYRGANTLDAMIGHHSPRYERFGWAAARFDDAVNYVGARATGLCAVAVSGAPGATWRAWRRDAKKHPSPNAGVAEASFAGALGVQLGGPTQYAHRLEMRPPLGDGPPPRVDDLRRAVRLSRGVQALATVAAVSVAARTGRRASLRRSAA; encoded by the coding sequence GTGTTTGGACACACTGCTCGCGCGGCCGGGCTGGCCGCCGGCTACCTCGCCGACCTGTGGTGGGCCGATCCGCAGCGGGCCCATCCGGTGGCCGCATTCGGGACGGCCGCCGCCGCGCTGGAGAAACGCACCTACGCCGACAGCAGGGCAGCCGGCGTCGCGCACACGGCCGCCCTGCTGGGCGGGCTCGCCGCGCTCGGCGCCGCCGCCGAGAAAGCCGCGGCGCGGCGCGGACCGGTGTGGACCTTCGCCGTCACCGCGGTCAGCACCTGGGTCGTGCTGGGCGGCACCTCACTGGCCCGCACCGGCGCGCAGATGGCGGACCGGCTCGGCAGCGCGGACGTCGACGGAGCCAGGACCCTGTTGCCGTCGCTGTGTGGCCGGGATCCCGCGGCGCTGGACGCCGACGGTCTTGCCCGCGCCGCGCTGGAATCGGTCGCCGAGAACACCTCCGATGCACAGGTCGCCCCGATCCTCTGGGGTGCGGTGGCCGGGGTGCCCGGACTGCTGGTGTACCGCGGTGCCAACACCCTCGACGCGATGATCGGGCACCATTCGCCGCGGTACGAGCGATTCGGTTGGGCCGCTGCGCGTTTCGACGACGCGGTCAATTACGTCGGGGCCCGGGCGACCGGGCTGTGCGCCGTCGCGGTCTCGGGTGCGCCGGGCGCGACCTGGCGGGCCTGGCGGCGCGACGCCAAGAAACACCCCAGCCCGAATGCCGGGGTCGCGGAAGCGTCGTTCGCCGGGGCGCTGGGTGTGCAGCTGGGCGGACCGACTCAGTACGCGCACCGGCTGGAGATGCGTCCCCCCCTGGGTGACGGTCCGCCGCCGCGGGTGGACGATCTGCGCCGGGCGGTCCGGTTGTCCCGCGGGGTGCAGGCGCTGGCCACCGTCGCGGCGGTCAGCGTCGCCGCCCGTACCGGTCGGCGAGCTTCTCTTCGGCGGTCTGCGGCGTAG